One genomic segment of [Phormidium] sp. ETS-05 includes these proteins:
- the hpsL gene encoding hormogonium polysaccharide biosynthesis protein HpsL, with protein sequence MFKTKGKASKSKKKPKTVAPSPPPPDKKELLAQKRKVERIRKEAISAIATYGGIGAAISLVMLAIVEPKLAIVSGVGVAVLALSAKYPRQALWVFLIYLPFAGTVTYSIGGLNPSPIFQLAKDGFYIPSLIALILQLQRQRLPILLPAQLRTPVYLLLTTCILTLLFVNLNLQFSGAVTDGKPIPMGILGLKVFMGYIPLITCAYHLIRNKTEFLFFTRLHVILAIICCGLGVMQYFMLSTGMCRTTDNLSGADLFRASIEYKCLVGGSLVFSPSQNMIRLPGTFVAPWQWAWFLISNCFFTFASAFGDPSLRWQIASFVGLALVFVNAVISGQRIALALVPLFTIILLILTGQVTNLKRFLPIAGGLGILIVISMVVFPDVVQGRIDSFVSRWNASPPTDFIEHQFEFTSKENRGPFGNGLGRATNSARAFGETKLIETYYPKVFYELGIVGVTAFLVVVTVLTTVTFKTYRKLKDKSLRAYGASFWVFVLFISYNTYYYPLDVDPVAVYYWFFAGVILKLPVIEQQEEEEQRKLAELLG encoded by the coding sequence ATGTTTAAAACCAAGGGGAAAGCCAGCAAATCTAAAAAAAAACCAAAAACGGTTGCGCCTAGTCCGCCACCACCGGATAAAAAAGAGTTGCTGGCGCAAAAGCGCAAGGTGGAGCGGATACGCAAAGAAGCGATCAGCGCGATCGCCACTTACGGCGGTATTGGCGCCGCCATTTCTCTAGTAATGTTAGCCATCGTCGAGCCGAAACTGGCGATCGTCTCTGGTGTCGGCGTCGCAGTCCTCGCACTCTCCGCCAAATACCCCCGTCAAGCTCTCTGGGTATTCCTCATTTATCTTCCCTTCGCCGGTACGGTGACATACTCGATCGGCGGACTCAACCCCAGTCCCATTTTCCAACTCGCCAAAGACGGATTTTATATCCCCTCCCTCATCGCCCTGATCCTCCAGTTGCAACGCCAGCGCCTCCCCATCCTCCTCCCTGCTCAACTGCGCACCCCTGTTTACCTCCTCCTCACCACCTGCATCCTCACCCTCCTATTTGTCAACCTCAACCTGCAATTCAGCGGCGCCGTCACCGACGGTAAACCAATTCCGATGGGGATTTTGGGCTTAAAAGTCTTCATGGGATACATCCCCCTGATTACCTGCGCTTACCACCTCATTCGCAACAAAACAGAATTTCTCTTTTTTACCCGCCTCCACGTCATTCTTGCCATCATCTGCTGCGGTTTAGGTGTAATGCAATATTTCATGTTATCAACAGGTATGTGCCGCACCACAGACAATTTATCCGGCGCCGACCTATTCCGCGCCAGCATCGAATATAAATGCCTCGTAGGCGGTTCCCTCGTCTTCAGCCCCTCCCAAAACATGATTCGCCTCCCCGGCACCTTCGTCGCCCCCTGGCAATGGGCATGGTTTCTCATTTCCAACTGCTTTTTTACCTTCGCTTCCGCCTTCGGCGACCCATCCCTACGGTGGCAAATCGCTAGTTTTGTCGGTCTAGCCTTAGTATTTGTCAACGCCGTTATTTCCGGCCAAAGAATCGCCCTCGCCCTCGTACCACTATTCACTATTATCCTCTTAATCCTCACCGGGCAAGTTACCAACCTCAAGCGATTTCTGCCGATCGCTGGTGGTTTAGGCATCCTCATTGTAATCTCAATGGTAGTTTTTCCCGATGTAGTCCAGGGAAGAATTGATAGTTTTGTCTCCCGGTGGAATGCCTCACCGCCAACAGATTTCATCGAGCATCAATTCGAGTTTACCTCCAAAGAAAATCGCGGTCCATTTGGCAACGGTTTAGGCAGAGCCACCAACTCCGCCCGCGCCTTTGGAGAAACCAAGTTAATCGAAACCTACTATCCTAAAGTATTTTATGAATTGGGTATAGTAGGAGTTACCGCTTTTCTAGTTGTCGTTACCGTCCTCACCACCGTCACTTTCAAAACCTACCGCAAACTCAAGGACAAAAGTTTACGCGCATACGGTGCCTCATTTTGGGTTTTTGTGCTATTTATCAGTTATAATACTTACTATTATCCCCTAGATGTTGACCCAGTAGCAGTTTATTACTGGTTCTTTGCCGGCGTTATCCTCAAACTACCCGTTATCGAACAGCAGGAAGAGGAAGAACAACGCAAACTGGCTGAATTATTAGGATAG
- the hpsN gene encoding hormogonium polysaccharide biosynthesis glycosyltransferase HpsN, with protein sequence MTNDQGLLTISAIVPTYNREEPLRDTISDLLAQDYPHLEIIVVDQTHHHTPEIAAYLSDMASSGKIRLFRVPWASLPGARNYAVRRAQGEIILFLDDDVRLPPGFLKAHARNYEKPEIGAVAGRVFDRMKLSDSGGSLTIEDLPPEAMDPGIAWYYIDLVHTVKPQQVLSVRGCNMSFRRAIFAKHGLQFDERFRGSAVREESDFCLRLRQTGYQIWYDPEAHLVHLGEETGGCHDISTRSLQYQITFYHNHFFMGLKNLTPSQCLRFFARLFDCHVLGHPPCYKTPSLRHMIVRFTFYTLGFLSALTTLIQANANDGQIYSWQDDGKFEK encoded by the coding sequence ATGACAAATGACCAAGGACTTTTGACAATTTCCGCGATCGTCCCCACCTACAACCGGGAAGAACCCCTGCGGGACACGATCTCCGACCTCCTCGCCCAAGACTATCCCCACCTGGAAATCATCGTGGTGGACCAAACCCACCACCACACCCCAGAAATTGCCGCCTATCTCAGCGATATGGCCTCCTCGGGGAAAATTCGCCTATTTCGCGTCCCCTGGGCCAGCTTACCCGGAGCCCGTAACTACGCCGTCCGCCGCGCCCAAGGGGAAATCATCCTCTTTCTCGACGATGATGTAAGATTACCACCAGGATTTTTAAAAGCTCACGCCCGCAACTATGAAAAACCAGAAATAGGAGCCGTAGCCGGAAGAGTATTTGACCGGATGAAACTCAGCGACTCTGGGGGCAGTTTAACCATAGAAGACCTACCCCCAGAAGCAATGGACCCCGGTATCGCTTGGTACTACATCGACTTAGTACATACCGTCAAACCCCAACAAGTCCTCTCAGTCCGGGGTTGCAATATGTCATTTCGCCGCGCCATCTTTGCCAAACATGGACTACAGTTTGATGAACGGTTTCGCGGTTCGGCGGTACGGGAAGAATCGGATTTTTGCCTGCGGTTGCGCCAAACTGGCTATCAAATTTGGTACGACCCAGAAGCCCACTTAGTTCACCTTGGTGAGGAAACCGGCGGCTGTCACGATATCAGCACCCGTAGTCTCCAATACCAAATCACTTTCTATCACAATCACTTTTTTATGGGGCTGAAAAACCTCACCCCCAGCCAATGTCTGAGATTCTTCGCCCGGTTATTTGATTGTCATGTCCTGGGTCATCCCCCCTGCTACAAAACTCCATCTCTGCGACACATGATCGTCCGTTTCACCTTCTATACTCTGGGATTTCTCAGCGCCCTAACTACCCTCATCCAAGCCAACGCCAACGACGGCCAAATCTATAGCTGGCAAGACGACGGGAAATTTGAAAAGTAA
- the hpsO gene encoding hormogonium polysaccharide biosynthesis glycosyltransferase HpsO yields the protein MKILIASHTYIVDLNRQKLRALSQLAPNIEVTAIVPRRWNPGGVQTKIIETQFLQENTFQVLPLSNLSQNNQGLLLFGADLIQFLRQWRPDIIQVEQGSKALTYSQFILLNQILGLKAKNIFFTWWNLPYQLKWPISQLEAYNLRHTHGLVAGNQDAAEILRHQGYTGPTLVAPQLGVDETRFRPQPQPELKAQLGIQPDDFVIGFVGRFVEEKGLLTLAKALTTWQPDRNWKCLLLGRGPLHQTLQQWAAENQLEQRLRIVESVPHDKVPDYINLMDVLILPSETTNKFKTLTATGWKEQFGHVLIEAMACQVPVIGSDSGEIPHVIGDSGLIFPEGDAAALQNCLTQLVDNPTLAKNLGQKGYQRAMSKYTNHALAQQLLDFYQEIL from the coding sequence ATGAAAATTCTCATCGCCAGCCACACTTATATCGTTGACCTCAACCGGCAAAAACTTCGCGCCCTCTCCCAACTAGCACCAAACATAGAAGTCACCGCCATAGTCCCCCGGCGGTGGAATCCCGGCGGCGTTCAAACCAAAATTATTGAAACCCAATTCCTCCAAGAAAACACCTTTCAAGTCCTCCCCCTTTCCAACCTCAGCCAAAACAATCAAGGACTATTACTATTCGGAGCCGACCTCATCCAATTCCTCCGCCAATGGCGTCCTGACATCATCCAAGTCGAACAAGGTTCTAAAGCCCTCACCTACAGCCAATTTATCCTGCTCAACCAAATCCTCGGACTCAAAGCTAAAAACATCTTCTTCACTTGGTGGAATCTTCCCTATCAATTAAAATGGCCAATTTCCCAGCTAGAAGCCTATAACCTGCGCCACACCCACGGTCTGGTAGCAGGCAATCAAGACGCTGCCGAAATCCTTCGTCACCAAGGCTACACCGGCCCCACCTTAGTCGCCCCCCAGCTTGGGGTTGACGAAACCCGATTTCGCCCCCAACCCCAACCGGAATTAAAAGCCCAATTAGGCATTCAACCGGACGATTTTGTGATCGGATTTGTGGGCAGATTTGTGGAAGAAAAAGGCTTACTCACCCTCGCCAAAGCTCTTACTACCTGGCAGCCCGATCGGAATTGGAAATGCTTATTACTAGGACGCGGACCATTACACCAAACTCTCCAGCAGTGGGCAGCAGAAAACCAACTAGAACAACGCCTCCGCATCGTGGAAAGCGTACCCCATGATAAAGTCCCCGACTATATCAACCTCATGGACGTATTAATATTACCCTCTGAAACCACCAACAAATTTAAAACCCTCACCGCCACGGGCTGGAAAGAGCAATTTGGTCACGTTTTAATTGAAGCAATGGCGTGTCAAGTCCCCGTCATCGGTTCCGACTCCGGCGAAATACCCCACGTCATCGGCGACAGCGGTTTAATCTTTCCCGAAGGCGACGCCGCTGCCCTGCAAAATTGCCTCACCCAACTGGTAGATAATCCCACATTAGCCAAAAATTTAGGGCAAAAGGGCTATCAGCGAGCTATGAGCAAATACACCAACCACGCACTCGCCCAGCAACTTTTGGATTTCTACCAGGAGATTTTGTAG
- a CDS encoding NAD(P)H-quinone oxidoreductase subunit 4 yields the protein MLTDSFPWLTTTFALPFLAAFLVPIIPDRDGKVLRWYALSVAIADLVLICVLFWQKYDPQLATFQIAEKFTWIPQIGVSWAVSVDGMSMPLVLLAAFVTTLSLLSAWQVDRKPRMFYFLMLILYAAQIGVFISQDLLLFFIMWELELIPVYLLVCIWGGPQRQYAATKFLFYTAAASIFILVAAFALAFTGPGPITFDIAELGLKDFPLALELPLYAGLFFAFGVKLAALPFHTWLPDAHGEASAPVSMILAGVLLKMGAYGIMRLNMGLLPDAHIYFAPVLVTLGVINIIYGALASFAQSNMKRRLAYSSVSHMGFVLIGIASFTDIGINGAMLQMISHGLIASVLFFLTGVTYDRTHTMTMKDMGSIGMFMPKVFALYTTGVMASIALPGMSGFASEVTVFIGIATSDFYSVAFRFAIVFLGAVGVILTPIYLLSMVREVFYGSFYGSKEVPACDLTDPELREDFIINQAAVCFGTNCILPGEAAFIDARPREVAIALSFLVLIIGLGCYPKIAMQAYDTTTIAVNQEVVNAYGQVRQSQIVGMNLP from the coding sequence ATGCTTACTGATTCATTTCCTTGGTTAACCACCACATTTGCCCTGCCCTTCCTGGCGGCTTTCCTGGTGCCAATCATCCCCGATCGCGATGGCAAAGTGCTGCGTTGGTATGCCTTGTCAGTGGCGATCGCCGACTTGGTGCTAATTTGCGTACTCTTCTGGCAAAAATACGACCCACAACTGGCCACCTTTCAAATCGCCGAAAAATTCACCTGGATTCCCCAAATAGGCGTCAGTTGGGCGGTTTCCGTCGATGGGATGTCGATGCCATTGGTACTGCTGGCGGCATTTGTCACCACCCTTTCCCTGCTGTCCGCATGGCAGGTCGATCGCAAACCTAGGATGTTCTACTTCCTGATGCTGATCTTATACGCGGCGCAAATCGGCGTGTTCATCTCCCAAGACCTGCTGCTATTCTTCATCATGTGGGAACTGGAACTGATCCCGGTTTACCTGCTGGTGTGCATTTGGGGTGGCCCACAACGGCAATACGCCGCCACGAAATTTTTATTCTACACTGCCGCTGCTTCCATTTTCATCCTAGTGGCAGCCTTCGCCCTAGCCTTCACGGGTCCTGGTCCAATCACCTTTGATATTGCTGAACTCGGCTTAAAAGACTTTCCCCTAGCTCTGGAACTGCCCCTGTATGCTGGGTTATTCTTTGCCTTTGGGGTCAAACTCGCCGCCTTACCCTTCCATACTTGGCTACCGGATGCCCACGGGGAAGCATCTGCCCCAGTGTCCATGATTTTGGCCGGAGTTTTGCTGAAAATGGGCGCCTATGGCATCATGCGCTTAAACATGGGATTACTACCCGATGCTCATATTTACTTTGCCCCAGTATTAGTCACCCTGGGCGTCATTAATATTATCTACGGCGCTTTAGCTTCCTTTGCCCAAAGCAACATGAAACGGCGACTAGCCTATTCATCGGTATCGCACATGGGCTTTGTATTGATTGGTATTGCCTCCTTCACGGATATCGGCATCAATGGGGCAATGCTGCAAATGATTTCCCACGGCTTAATCGCCTCCGTCCTCTTCTTCCTCACCGGCGTTACTTACGATCGCACCCATACCATGACCATGAAAGATATGGGGAGCATCGGGATGTTTATGCCCAAAGTTTTCGCCCTCTACACCACTGGGGTCATGGCCTCTATTGCCCTGCCGGGAATGAGTGGTTTTGCTAGTGAAGTCACAGTATTTATTGGCATTGCTACCAGCGATTTTTATAGTGTCGCTTTCCGCTTTGCGATCGTCTTCTTAGGCGCAGTGGGAGTCATTCTCACCCCGATTTATTTATTATCAATGGTTCGGGAAGTCTTTTACGGTTCTTTTTACGGCTCAAAAGAAGTGCCAGCTTGTGACCTCACCGACCCAGAACTCCGAGAAGACTTTATTATCAACCAAGCAGCGGTTTGCTTTGGCACTAATTGTATCTTACCCGGAGAAGCAGCATTTATTGATGCCCGTCCTCGTGAGGTGGCGATCGCCCTGAGTTTTTTGGTGTTAATTATAGGCTTGGGCTGTTATCCCAAAATTGCCATGCAGGCTTATGACACCACCACAATAGCGGTTAATCAAGAAGTGGTTAACGCTTATGGTCAGGTTCGACAGTCTCAAATCGTCGGGATGAACTTACCCTAA